In Helianthus annuus cultivar XRQ/B chromosome 9, HanXRQr2.0-SUNRISE, whole genome shotgun sequence, the following are encoded in one genomic region:
- the LOC110895180 gene encoding uncharacterized protein LOC110895180 — MSSGKRRLIHKPIKIEPIPMAALDFEDENHIHEVVVDATKGVSKDYVDHGDQTLTCGLCFAKLWSTEGGKGRITLQKQTYSLCCGYGKVDLPKYKDSHPSYQMLFRSLDQESKFFLKNIRRYNSMFSFTSMEGKVDTKINKGNAPYVYRISGQNAHSMGSLLPKYGAQPKFSQLYIYDIENELANRELLFGDSSSKASLRAKELDVKFIKFLTNMLDSTNMLVKTYRMVRDHLHENPNVSLRLRIISQRDRDGRTYNLPTCSEVAALIVDETDLKIESRDIIVEKRSGVLKRISELHPSYLALQYPILFPYGDDGYRINIPHRDFGPNTKKTRPTCTMREFFSYRIQDRHNKFSLILNARRLFQQFLVDAYTMIESERLNFIRFQQIKLRSDSLNSLKNVQEVGQSDLSHTGQPVILPSSFTSGSRYMMQNYLDAMALCRSYGYPDFFITITCNPKWPEIVRFIGDSSIKPEDRPDILCRLFKMKLDELINDLKQKKIFGDINAVVYTVEFQKRGLPHAHICLFMKADHKLPTVEHIDPFISAEIPDKNEDPELYSLVSDFMILGPCRHANMKCPCMVGNRCSKNFPKKFLESTSLDSDGFPVYMRRDSGHTVVKKGVTLDNRSVVPYNKKLLKRYQAHINVEWCN; from the exons TTCACGAGGTTGTTGTAGACGCCACCAAAGGCGTATCCAAAG ATTACGTTGACCATGGTGACCAAACTCTTACGTGTGGTTTATGCTTTGCAAAGTTATGGTCAACCGAAGGTGGAAAGGGTCGCATTACACTTCAAAAGCAAACATATAGCTTATGTTGTGGATATGGTAAAGTTGACTTGCCTAAATATAAAGATTCTCATCCATCTTATCAGATGCTTTTTCGCTCTTTAGATCAAGAAAGCAAGTTTTTCTTAAAGAACATAAGACGTTACAATTCTATGTTTTCCTTTACTTCAATGGAAGGAAAAGTAGATACTAAAATAAACAAAGGTAATGCTCCATATGTTTATAGAATCAGTGGTCAGAATGCACATAGTATGGGTAGTCTTCTTCCTAAGTACGGAGCCCAGCCAAAATTCTCACAACTTTATATCTATGATATTGAGAATGAGCTTGCTAATAGAGAGTTGTTATTTGG TGATTCTTCAAGCAAAGCATCTTTAAGGGCAAAGGAACTTGATGTTAAATTTATAAAGTTTCTTACCAACATGTTAGATTCTACAAATATGTTGGTAAAAACTTACAGAATGGTACGAGACCACCTCCATGAGAATCCTAATGTTTCCCTTAGGCTACGGATAATCTCACAGAGAGATCGTGACGGAAGGACATACAATTTACCTACGTGTTCTGAAGTTGCTGCTTTAATAGTTGATGAAACTGATCTCAAGATAGAAAGTCGTGATATTATTGTCGAAAAGCGTTCAGGAGTCCTTAAGCGTATTAGCGAGTTACATCCTTCTTACCTTGCTCTCCAGTATCCAATTCTTTTTCCGTACGGAGACGATGGCTATAGGATTAATATTCCTCATAGGGATTTTGGTCCTAACACAAAGAAGACAAGACCAACTTGTACTATGAGGGAATTTTTTTCTTATAGAATTCAGGATAGGCATAACAAGTTTTCTCTAATTCTTAATGCACGAAGGTTGTTTCAGCAGTTTTTAGTCGATGCCTACACAATGATTGAAAGTGAGAGGCTAAACTTCATACGTTTTCAGCAAATCAAACTGAGATCTGACTCGCTTAACAGTCTTAAAAATGTTCAAGAGGTTGGTCAGAGTGATTTGAGTCATACAGGACAACCTGTTATATTACCGTCATCGTTTACTAGTGGTTCTCGATACATGATGCAAAACTATTTGGATGCTATGGCGTTATGTCGGAGTTATGGGTATCCTGATTTCTTTATCACAATCACATGTAATCCGAAATGGCCTGAAATTGTAAGATTTATTGGTGACTCATCAATTAAGCCAGAAGACAGACCTGACATACTTTGTCGACTGTTTAAGATGAAACTTGACGAATTGATAAATGATTTGAAGCAAAAGAAAATATTTGGCGATATTAATGCAG ttgtttacacAGTTGAGTTTCAAAAGCGTGGTTTACCACATGCGCATATTTGCTTATTTATGAAAGCTGATCATAAGCTTCCTACGGTTGAACACATTGATCCATTTATCTCAGCTGAAATTCCTGATAAAAACGAGGATCCTGAATTGTATTCTCTTGTGAGTGACTTTATGATTCTTGGTCCTTGCAGACATGCCAACATGAAATGTCCATGCATGGTTGGGAACCGTTGTTCTAAGAATTTTCCAAAGAAGTTTTTGGAATCCACTTCCCTTGATTCTGATGGATTTCCCGTTTATATGAGAAGAGATTCTGGTCACACGGTTGTGAAGAAGGGTGTTACTTTGGACAATAGGAGTGTAGTTCCATACAACAAAAAGCTTCTTAAAAGGTACCAGGCGCACATCAACGTGGAGTGGTGCAattga